A genomic stretch from Dissulfurispira thermophila includes:
- the tsaB gene encoding tRNA (adenosine(37)-N6)-threonylcarbamoyltransferase complex dimerization subunit type 1 TsaB translates to MKLLSIETSTMVGGVAIMDDDTLIAESRINVRVTHSERIMTAIDHILMQSGMKIEDIDVFAIAIGPGSFTGLRVGLSTAKGLVYASGKKLVSVPTLEAFAWNVSFSRYQVCPLLDARKKEVYAGLFRWEGNGFLRIKNEQTVRIDKLLLDISEPTIFLGEGAVIYKDSIKERLKDFAIFGNPQNMVPCPANVAYIGMIKAKKGEFEDPVKLVPLYIRRSEAEIKQPIA, encoded by the coding sequence ATGAAACTACTTTCGATAGAGACATCCACAATGGTTGGAGGCGTGGCAATAATGGATGATGATACCCTTATTGCTGAGTCAAGGATAAATGTTAGAGTAACACACTCAGAACGGATAATGACTGCAATAGATCATATATTGATGCAGTCAGGCATGAAGATAGAAGATATAGATGTGTTTGCCATTGCTATCGGCCCGGGTTCATTTACAGGGTTAAGAGTAGGTCTCAGCACTGCAAAAGGGCTTGTTTATGCATCAGGAAAAAAGCTTGTCTCTGTCCCAACTCTTGAGGCATTTGCATGGAATGTGTCTTTCAGTAGGTATCAGGTCTGTCCTTTGCTTGATGCGAGGAAGAAAGAGGTTTATGCAGGTTTATTCAGGTGGGAAGGTAACGGATTTCTGAGAATTAAGAATGAACAGACGGTTAGGATAGACAAACTTCTTTTAGATATAAGTGAGCCAACAATTTTTTTAGGTGAGGGCGCAGTAATCTATAAAGATAGCATCAAAGAACGGCTTAAAGATTTTGCTATATTTGGGAATCCACAAAATATGGTGCCTTGTCCTGCTAATGTTGCATATATAGGTATGATAAAGGCAAAAAAAGGTGAATTTGAAGATCCTGTAAAACTTGTGCCGTTATATATCAGGAGGTCAGAAGCAGAGATAAAACAGCCTATAGCCTGA
- the rimI gene encoding ribosomal protein S18-alanine N-acetyltransferase produces the protein MNTVYIREMYIEDIPEVVSIERLSFSMPWSETSFRSEIYSRYSITRVAELNGIVVGYICVKHVADECHLLNLAVHPDYRRRGIAKVLLDNMIRELKIEGCRFFYLEVRASNYAARRLYEGVGFNMVGIRKGYYVNPVEDAIIMMKEL, from the coding sequence ATGAATACTGTATATATCCGTGAAATGTATATAGAAGATATACCCGAAGTTGTAAGCATAGAGAGACTCTCGTTTAGTATGCCATGGTCAGAAACATCATTTCGTAGCGAGATTTACAGCAGATATTCTATTACAAGGGTTGCTGAACTTAATGGCATCGTGGTTGGGTATATCTGCGTGAAGCATGTGGCAGATGAATGCCATCTCCTCAATCTTGCAGTGCATCCTGATTACAGGCGGCGCGGTATTGCAAAGGTGTTGCTTGATAATATGATTCGTGAATTAAAAATAGAAGGCTGTAGATTTTTTTATCTTGAGGTAAGGGCATCCAATTATGCGGCAAGGAGGCTCTATGAAGGGGTCGGATTCAACATGGTTGGCATAAGAAAGGGGTATTATGTTAACCCCGTAGAGGATGCAATTATTATGATGAAGGAGCTTTAG
- a CDS encoding helix-turn-helix domain-containing protein has protein sequence MRASAKTIGQIVKEYRRAKGMSQMDLAEAIGVSYQQVQKYEKGINKISVDRLKQIANALDVTITEFFIQEKLTVSETQVAYGKLTDDEQLLLHSFREIKNKKIKKAIIEFIKTMAKKTKAPSS, from the coding sequence ATGAGAGCATCAGCAAAAACAATTGGGCAGATCGTAAAAGAATATCGAAGGGCAAAAGGCATGTCCCAGATGGATCTTGCAGAAGCCATTGGTGTTTCGTATCAACAGGTGCAGAAATACGAAAAAGGAATCAATAAGATAAGTGTTGATAGACTTAAACAAATAGCAAATGCCCTTGATGTAACAATAACCGAATTCTTTATTCAGGAAAAACTGACAGTTTCAGAAACACAGGTGGCTTACGGGAAATTGACAGACGATGAACAACTCCTACTGCATTCATTCAGGGAAATAAAAAACAAAAAGATTAAAAAGGCTATTATTGAATTTATCAAGACAATGGCAAAGAAAACTAAAGCTCCTTCATCATAA
- a CDS encoding FmdB family zinc ribbon protein, whose product MPIYEYACNKCSEVFSVFQSVNASEKDTRCPKCGSNDVKKKISSFSCCSIGASSASFSSSGGFGGG is encoded by the coding sequence ATGCCAATTTATGAATATGCCTGTAATAAATGTAGTGAAGTTTTTTCAGTATTTCAGAGTGTTAATGCCAGTGAAAAAGATACAAGATGCCCCAAATGTGGCTCAAATGATGTAAAGAAAAAAATATCTTCATTTAGTTGCTGTTCTATTGGTGCGAGCAGTGCGTCTTTTAGTTCTTCTGGGGGCTTTGGTGGTGGCTGA
- the larB gene encoding nickel pincer cofactor biosynthesis protein LarB — translation MDIKKLESLLNDLKNSKISISAALDALKNLPYEDIDFAKIDHHRGMRNGIPEVIFAQNKKTDDAVAIALAMLEKSGRFLITKATEEIYKALIKAIDSKKLKFYPKSKIISYGETKNKKGHVLIISAGTSDIPVAEEAEVTASFLGSRTERLYDVGVAGIHRLLSHRKLIQKTKVIIVAAGMEGALPSIVGGLTDKPVIAVPTSVGYGTSLGGLTALFAMLNSCVPGIAVVNIDNGFGAGCLAHKINIIC, via the coding sequence ATGGATATTAAGAAATTAGAATCACTCCTTAATGATCTAAAAAACAGCAAAATATCTATAAGCGCAGCACTTGATGCACTCAAAAACCTGCCTTATGAAGATATAGACTTTGCAAAAATAGACCATCATAGAGGGATGAGAAATGGCATTCCAGAAGTAATATTCGCACAGAACAAAAAAACAGATGATGCTGTGGCTATAGCCCTTGCAATGCTGGAAAAAAGCGGGAGATTTCTTATCACAAAGGCGACAGAGGAAATATATAAGGCATTAATAAAGGCAATAGATTCTAAAAAACTAAAATTTTATCCTAAATCAAAAATCATCTCTTATGGTGAAACAAAAAATAAAAAAGGGCATGTGCTTATTATTTCAGCAGGCACATCCGACATACCTGTAGCAGAAGAGGCTGAAGTAACAGCATCTTTCTTAGGCAGCAGGACAGAAAGACTCTATGATGTTGGTGTTGCAGGGATTCACAGGCTACTGAGCCACAGGAAATTAATACAAAAGACAAAAGTTATAATAGTAGCCGCTGGAATGGAGGGAGCATTACCATCAATTGTTGGCGGGCTTACAGACAAGCCTGTAATCGCAGTACCAACCTCTGTAGGCTATGGAACAAGTCTCGGCGGACTTACTGCATTATTTGCAATGCTCAACTCATGCGTACCGGGCATTGCTGTGGTAAATATAGACAATGGATTTGGAGCTGGGTGCCTTGCACATAAAATAAATATAATTTGCTAA
- a CDS encoding NAD(P)H-dependent glycerol-3-phosphate dehydrogenase: protein MNYPNSYISVIGAGSWGTTLASLLAEKGYDVTLWTYEKELAEHINKQRINNIYLPDVVIPENLKATHDIAEAVTNSRYILNVVPTQYIRTIFTQAKPYIKDESIIISASKGIENNTLMTPSMVIKEILNKPVSVISGPSFAKEVMAKMPTAVTLATEDKETGLLLQEIFNTDYFRVYTHDDVMGAEIGGALKNVIAIASGICDGLGLGYNSRAALITRGLSEITRLGISMNAKEITFSGLSGLGDLVLTCTGPLSRNYSVGYKLGQGLKLSDIISQTKSVAEGVTTTLSAYDLSKKYAIDMPITEQVYLTLYKEKSPKEAVRDLMNRTLKSEFYGY from the coding sequence ATGAATTATCCTAACAGCTATATATCGGTCATAGGTGCTGGAAGTTGGGGAACTACTCTCGCATCACTCCTTGCAGAAAAAGGCTATGATGTAACACTATGGACATATGAAAAAGAATTGGCAGAACATATAAATAAACAAAGGATAAATAATATCTATTTGCCCGATGTAGTTATACCAGAAAATTTAAAAGCCACTCATGATATTGCCGAGGCAGTAACAAATTCTCGATATATACTTAATGTTGTACCAACACAATACATAAGAACAATATTCACACAAGCCAAACCATACATAAAAGACGAATCCATCATTATAAGTGCTTCAAAAGGTATAGAAAACAATACCCTCATGACGCCATCAATGGTAATAAAGGAAATTCTGAATAAACCTGTTTCAGTTATTTCAGGACCAAGCTTTGCAAAAGAGGTGATGGCAAAAATGCCAACTGCGGTCACTCTTGCGACAGAAGACAAAGAAACAGGGTTATTACTTCAGGAAATATTCAATACAGATTACTTCAGGGTATATACTCATGATGATGTCATGGGTGCAGAGATAGGCGGAGCATTAAAAAATGTAATCGCAATTGCCTCTGGCATTTGCGATGGACTTGGCCTCGGATATAATTCAAGGGCTGCCTTGATAACAAGGGGACTTTCTGAAATAACAAGGCTTGGTATTAGCATGAATGCAAAGGAAATAACATTCTCAGGACTAAGTGGTCTTGGCGATCTCGTATTGACATGCACTGGACCCCTGTCGAGGAACTATTCAGTAGGATACAAACTCGGACAGGGGCTAAAATTATCAGATATTATAAGTCAGACAAAATCCGTTGCCGAAGGAGTAACCACAACACTTTCTGCATATGACCTCTCCAAAAAATATGCTATAGATATGCCCATAACAGAACAAGTATATCTCACTCTATATAAAGAAAAATCACCGAAAGAAGCGGTCAGGGACCTTATGAATCGCACCCTGAAATCTGAATTTTATGGATATTAA
- the bioF gene encoding 8-amino-7-oxononanoate synthase, which translates to MFSDEIERLRHDNLFRHIKDRGPICPPARILINNIEYINFSSNDYLGLSNHPSIIEAANKAIEKYGLGAGASRLLSGGTELHATLEKKIAEFKGSDAALIFNSGYTANISAIPVLASEGDIIFSDELNHASIIDGCRLSKAKKVIYRHRDVEHLSELIKKEHGKRKMVITDTVFSMDGDIAPLKEISDICTQHDAILYIDDAHGTGVLGSGRGALTHFGIKPTPQIIQMGTFSKALGSYGAFIAADKNVIQWLINTARGFIYSTALPACVIAASLEALNIVQNDLSLIKNLWQNREMLFKGLMDLGFYTINSETPIIPIVVGDTNTTLKFSELLMHHNIYAPAIRPPTVKVPRIRVSVTAAHTEEDINKLLKGLRFAK; encoded by the coding sequence GTGTTTTCTGATGAAATAGAAAGATTGAGACATGACAATTTGTTCAGGCATATAAAGGATAGGGGACCGATTTGCCCTCCTGCACGAATATTAATAAACAATATCGAATATATAAATTTCTCATCAAATGACTATCTCGGTCTCTCAAATCATCCATCTATTATTGAGGCTGCTAACAAGGCTATAGAAAAATATGGATTAGGCGCAGGGGCATCGAGACTCTTATCAGGTGGGACAGAATTACATGCCACATTAGAAAAAAAAATAGCTGAATTCAAAGGCTCAGACGCAGCATTGATATTTAATTCAGGATATACTGCCAATATAAGCGCTATACCTGTCCTTGCAAGCGAAGGAGATATTATTTTCAGTGATGAACTCAATCATGCAAGCATTATTGACGGGTGCAGATTAAGCAAAGCAAAAAAAGTAATTTATAGACATAGGGATGTAGAGCATCTTTCAGAACTAATAAAAAAGGAACATGGAAAAAGAAAGATGGTAATCACAGACACTGTATTCAGTATGGATGGTGACATTGCTCCACTAAAGGAAATTTCTGATATTTGCACTCAACATGATGCAATACTTTATATAGATGATGCACATGGAACAGGTGTTCTCGGTAGTGGGAGAGGGGCACTAACACATTTTGGAATAAAGCCTACTCCTCAAATAATCCAGATGGGCACATTCTCAAAAGCACTCGGTTCTTATGGCGCATTTATAGCTGCAGATAAAAATGTCATCCAGTGGCTTATAAACACAGCAAGGGGCTTTATCTATTCAACAGCACTTCCTGCATGTGTTATAGCAGCATCATTAGAGGCATTGAATATTGTTCAAAACGATTTGTCTCTCATAAAAAATTTGTGGCAAAATCGAGAAATGCTTTTCAAAGGGCTCATGGACTTGGGTTTTTATACAATAAACAGCGAGACACCAATAATACCCATTGTTGTTGGCGATACCAATACCACATTGAAATTCTCAGAATTACTTATGCACCACAATATCTATGCCCCTGCCATAAGGCCCCCGACAGTAAAGGTGCCGAGAATAAGGGTTTCAGTCACAGCAGCACATACTGAAGAAGATATTAATAAACTCCTAAAAGGGCTGAGATTTGCCAAATAA
- the mraZ gene encoding division/cell wall cluster transcriptional repressor MraZ, which translates to MTSFHGKYYYTLDQKGRIIIPAPLRDIISKKYNDSKLYITNAAFDKCLHIYPLDEWNRLEEKIRSMPKMEEAVKYFLRRVVASAMECDMDKQGRILIPYEHRQDAGISTEVVIVGQLDKIEIWDKTLWSSVTDPQKVDAKAYESVLAGYGL; encoded by the coding sequence ATGACTTCGTTTCATGGCAAATATTACTACACATTAGACCAGAAAGGGAGAATCATTATCCCTGCTCCTCTCCGCGATATTATCTCCAAAAAATACAATGATTCAAAACTATATATCACAAATGCTGCATTTGACAAGTGTCTGCATATATATCCACTTGATGAATGGAACAGGCTTGAGGAAAAGATACGGTCAATGCCAAAAATGGAGGAGGCTGTAAAGTACTTTTTAAGGCGTGTTGTAGCATCTGCGATGGAGTGCGATATGGACAAACAGGGAAGAATACTCATTCCTTATGAACACAGGCAGGATGCAGGGATAAGCACAGAGGTAGTAATAGTAGGACAACTGGATAAGATAGAGATATGGGATAAGACCTTATGGAGTTCGGTAACTGATCCACAGAAGGTCGATGCAAAGGCATATGAATCGGTGCTTGCAGGCTATGGGCTGTAG
- the rsmH gene encoding 16S rRNA (cytosine(1402)-N(4))-methyltransferase RsmH, whose amino-acid sequence MLAHEVTHVPVLIKETLEMLNVKANGIYVDATVGLGGHAEAVLSMLGSEGRLIGIDRDENAIRYTRQRLGNRRVFLENGSFSQIGDILSSINIKEVDGVLFDLGVSMLQLKDMERGFSFSSDAWLDMRMNTSQELTAWDVVNKYNEKDIERILKDYAEEPFARRIARAIIASRKVSPINTCKELSDIVMKVYGGRGKIHPATRTFQALRIEVNRELDELRKGLASALNILRVGGRLCVISYHSLEDRIVKNFIRDSAKSGIMRILTKKPITTSLNEVKANPSSRSAKLRGAERI is encoded by the coding sequence ATGCTGGCTCATGAGGTGACCCATGTTCCTGTTCTAATAAAGGAGACTTTAGAAATGCTAAATGTGAAGGCAAATGGAATATATGTAGATGCAACTGTTGGACTTGGCGGACATGCAGAGGCTGTGTTATCTATGCTTGGTTCTGAAGGCAGGCTAATTGGAATAGACAGGGATGAGAATGCTATCAGATATACACGTCAAAGACTTGGTAACAGAAGGGTTTTTCTTGAAAATGGGAGCTTTTCACAGATCGGGGACATATTATCTTCTATAAATATAAAAGAGGTTGATGGTGTTTTATTTGACCTTGGGGTTTCGATGCTTCAGTTAAAAGATATGGAACGAGGTTTTAGCTTTAGTTCTGATGCGTGGCTTGATATGAGGATGAATACATCGCAGGAATTAACAGCATGGGATGTTGTGAATAAATACAATGAAAAGGACATTGAAAGGATATTGAAAGACTATGCAGAAGAGCCTTTTGCCAGAAGGATAGCAAGGGCGATTATTGCCAGCAGGAAAGTATCTCCGATAAATACATGCAAAGAGTTATCCGATATTGTGATGAAGGTCTATGGCGGCAGGGGTAAGATACATCCCGCAACAAGGACATTTCAGGCATTGAGAATAGAGGTAAACAGAGAACTTGATGAATTGAGAAAAGGACTTGCATCTGCTCTGAATATATTGAGGGTAGGTGGGAGATTGTGTGTTATTTCTTATCATTCTCTTGAAGACAGAATAGTAAAAAACTTTATCAGAGACAGTGCTAAGAGTGGAATAATGAGGATTTTGACAAAGAAGCCTATAACTACCAGTTTAAATGAAGTAAAGGCTAATCCTTCATCAAGGAGTGCGAAGCTCAGAGGGGCAGAGCGAATCTAA
- a CDS encoding peptidoglycan D,D-transpeptidase FtsI family protein, with product MKKRAIILSTAITFGFIAVVFRLVDIMLFNHEWFSERAKFQQIRKEIIPVKRGIIFDRRGRELAINLDTESIYCDPSEVISPNKVAFAISERINQKPEIILAKLNADKKFNWIERKVNIEYTQSIKDLKLRGIGFAPEVKRYYPKGSLASHIIGFVNVDNDGLEGIEQKYDKYLTSRSEKAYVFRDAKGNVLSDGQSFSLSKEVMGNNVVLTIDEGLQYILEKNLDAAYLQWHAASATAIMMDPYTGEILAMANRPTFDINDPSNAAPSQRRNRAITDCYEPGSTFKIIAGTAALEEGLVKPDTRFDCSAGYIEVGGKRIKDPHKHGVLSFKEVIQKSSNVGTIKIGLSLGRERLYEYIKRFGFGEKTGIDLTGEASGWVYSPSKWSGTSIGAISIGQEVAVTPLQILRAYASIANGGFLVRPYVVSKVVSPEGNTIYKTNPETKRILSEKTANLFREILKTVTEEGGTALEAAVDGNQVAGKTGTAQLIDPKTKRYSKDKYVSSFVGFVPADKPRIAMIVVIHEPKGQIYGGVVAGPVFKRIASESLSYLSIPRDDSGEKGLLMISKNVTGK from the coding sequence ATGAAAAAAAGGGCGATTATTTTGAGCACTGCCATTACATTTGGTTTTATTGCTGTTGTCTTTCGGCTTGTGGATATTATGCTCTTTAATCATGAATGGTTTTCTGAAAGGGCAAAATTTCAGCAGATTAGAAAAGAAATTATTCCTGTCAAGAGAGGTATTATTTTTGATAGAAGAGGCAGAGAACTTGCTATAAATCTGGATACTGAATCCATTTATTGCGATCCATCAGAGGTAATATCACCTAATAAAGTTGCCTTTGCTATTTCAGAAAGGATTAATCAAAAGCCTGAAATTATACTGGCAAAACTGAATGCAGATAAGAAATTTAATTGGATAGAAAGAAAGGTAAATATTGAATACACACAGAGTATAAAGGACTTGAAACTGAGAGGAATAGGGTTTGCTCCTGAGGTGAAGAGATATTATCCAAAAGGCAGTCTTGCATCTCATATTATAGGTTTTGTGAATGTGGACAATGACGGACTCGAGGGTATCGAACAGAAATATGACAAATATCTTACATCAAGGAGCGAAAAGGCTTATGTGTTCAGAGATGCAAAGGGCAATGTTCTTTCAGATGGACAGAGTTTTTCTCTGAGTAAGGAAGTAATGGGCAATAATGTAGTTTTAACCATTGACGAGGGATTACAATATATATTAGAGAAAAATCTTGATGCCGCATATTTGCAATGGCATGCTGCATCAGCAACAGCTATAATGATGGATCCTTATACAGGTGAAATACTGGCCATGGCGAACAGGCCAACCTTTGATATTAATGACCCTTCTAATGCTGCGCCGAGTCAGAGGAGGAATAGGGCTATCACAGATTGCTATGAGCCCGGCTCAACCTTTAAAATAATAGCTGGTACTGCTGCTCTTGAGGAGGGGCTTGTAAAACCTGATACAAGATTCGATTGCAGTGCTGGCTATATAGAGGTTGGAGGTAAAAGGATAAAGGATCCCCATAAACATGGTGTCTTATCATTCAAAGAAGTGATACAGAAATCATCAAATGTTGGAACTATAAAGATAGGATTGAGTCTTGGTAGAGAAAGATTATATGAATATATCAAGCGTTTTGGCTTTGGCGAAAAGACAGGTATAGACCTTACGGGTGAAGCTTCAGGATGGGTATATAGTCCTTCGAAGTGGTCGGGCACATCTATTGGCGCTATCTCTATAGGTCAAGAGGTTGCAGTAACCCCTCTTCAGATTTTAAGGGCGTACGCATCTATTGCCAATGGCGGATTTCTTGTCAGACCTTATGTTGTTTCAAAGGTAGTATCGCCAGAAGGAAACACTATCTATAAAACAAATCCAGAGACCAAGAGAATCCTTTCAGAAAAGACAGCAAATCTTTTCAGGGAAATACTCAAGACAGTTACAGAGGAAGGCGGTACAGCACTGGAGGCTGCTGTTGATGGTAATCAAGTTGCAGGTAAGACAGGTACAGCGCAGTTGATAGACCCTAAAACAAAAAGGTATTCCAAAGATAAATATGTGAGTTCATTTGTTGGTTTTGTGCCTGCAGACAAACCAAGGATAGCAATGATAGTTGTTATTCACGAGCCCAAAGGGCAGATATATGGCGGCGTAGTTGCTGGTCCTGTTTTTAAAAGGATAGCCAGCGAGTCCCTCTCTTATCTTAGCATCCCGAGAGATGACTCAGGAGAAAAGGGATTATTAATGATTTCTAAAAATGTTACAGGCAAATGA
- a CDS encoding UDP-N-acetylmuramoyl-L-alanyl-D-glutamate--2,6-diaminopimelate ligase: MKLKDILIDGFKVIGDTEKRISGITYDSRRVRCGDVFVAIKGENYDGHDFIEDAINRGAAAVIYEIKRFQPYSEGLRHSNTVWIGVDDSRDALAAISNRFYEKPSSKVTVIGITGTNGKTTTSYMIKSILERWGRDVGLIGTITYLIKDRAYDAQHTTPEASEFQALIREMVDNGCSHVVTEVSSHSLSQKRVDYTEFKIAIFTNLTRDHLDFHKTMEDYFMAKKRLFTELLIEEGVAVINLDDLYGKRLVNDLKNQKSKANGKRILTYAINNQDADVLAYDIKTTFRGTSFKLKVQNSKFKVVESEIYEINSPLVGVINVYNILSAICAALSMDIPIKTIKEGIAMTGLVKGRFEKVDMGQDFLAVVDYAHTEDALERLLLTARQLLQAYRFAEKTEEMMKVKRQEYSVCPESEENEKRGRIITVFGCGGNRDRGKRSKMGEIAARLSDFVIITSDNPRNESPRAIIRDIEKGMVRDNYIVIPDRNVAISMAVELASSGDIVLVAGKGHEDYQEIEGKKYDFSDRVALENAIRRTINRPSFSGGTNYKGTQNIDCTGRC; encoded by the coding sequence ATGAAGCTGAAGGATATATTAATAGACGGATTTAAGGTGATCGGGGATACAGAAAAGAGGATTTCCGGCATAACCTATGATTCAAGAAGGGTCAGGTGTGGAGATGTTTTTGTAGCTATAAAAGGCGAAAATTATGATGGTCATGACTTTATAGAGGATGCAATTAATCGTGGAGCTGCAGCAGTGATTTATGAAATTAAACGATTTCAACCATATAGTGAAGGCTTGAGGCATTCAAATACAGTCTGGATTGGTGTTGATGACTCAAGAGATGCACTCGCAGCTATCTCTAATAGATTCTACGAAAAGCCATCTTCAAAAGTTACAGTTATCGGCATTACTGGCACAAATGGCAAGACAACCACATCATACATGATAAAGTCTATCCTCGAAAGATGGGGAAGAGATGTTGGTCTAATAGGTACAATTACCTATCTCATAAAAGACAGGGCTTATGATGCCCAGCATACAACACCAGAAGCCTCTGAATTTCAGGCATTGATCAGAGAGATGGTTGATAATGGCTGTAGTCATGTGGTCACTGAGGTCTCCTCACATTCCCTTTCTCAAAAAAGGGTTGATTATACAGAATTCAAGATAGCGATTTTTACAAATCTTACAAGAGATCATCTTGATTTCCATAAGACGATGGAAGATTATTTCATGGCAAAGAAAAGACTCTTTACTGAACTTCTAATAGAAGAAGGCGTTGCGGTTATTAATCTGGATGATCTATATGGAAAAAGACTTGTGAATGACTTGAAAAACCAAAAATCAAAAGCAAATGGGAAAAGGATATTAACTTATGCCATTAATAATCAAGATGCTGATGTGCTGGCTTATGATATTAAGACAACATTCAGAGGGACATCGTTTAAGTTAAAAGTTCAAAACTCAAAGTTCAAAGTAGTGGAAAGTGAGATCTATGAGATAAACTCTCCGCTTGTCGGGGTAATTAATGTATATAACATCCTTTCTGCTATATGTGCAGCTTTATCAATGGATATACCAATTAAAACAATAAAGGAGGGAATTGCCATGACAGGATTAGTAAAGGGAAGATTTGAAAAGGTCGATATGGGGCAGGACTTCCTCGCTGTTGTGGATTATGCCCATACAGAGGATGCCCTTGAGAGACTTTTGCTCACTGCCCGTCAGTTGCTTCAGGCATATCGGTTTGCAGAAAAGACAGAGGAGATGATGAAGGTAAAAAGACAAGAGTATTCTGTATGCCCTGAATCTGAAGAAAATGAAAAGAGAGGGAGGATTATTACTGTCTTTGGTTGTGGTGGCAATAGGGACAGAGGAAAACGTTCGAAAATGGGAGAGATTGCAGCAAGACTTAGCGATTTTGTGATAATAACATCTGATAATCCAAGAAATGAGAGTCCAAGGGCAATTATACGAGACATAGAGAAGGGAATGGTAAGAGATAATTATATTGTAATTCCTGACAGGAATGTTGCCATAAGCATGGCAGTGGAGCTTGCATCATCAGGAGATATAGTATTAGTTGCAGGTAAGGGGCATGAGGATTATCAGGAGATAGAGGGGAAAAAATATGATTTCAGCGACAGGGTTGCCCTTGAGAATGCAATCAGGCGAACAATAAACAGACCGTCTTTCAGTGGTGGCACTAATTATAAAGGGACGCAAAATATCGATTGTACAGGCAGATGTTAA